TACGATTTCGATCATACGCGGCTACCATCGCCCGACGGGGCTACATAGGTGTCGGTCTCGGAAACTCTCGCCCGCGGCTCCGTCCCGTACTGGCAATCAGTCACCCCTGCAGGGTCGCGATGGCGACCTCCGATACCCCTCAGAGGAGACGGCGAAGCCGCGAGAGCGGCGGAAACGCGAGCGTCTCGTCGCCCTCCTCGTCGCGGACGATCGGACGGTAGGTGCCCGGATCGGCGAGCAGCGGCGAGAGGAACGACGTGGACCGAGAGACGTCGACACCGCGGGTCAGCCGGTTGAACGCCGGGAGGACGAGCGCCCGTCCTTCCCCACCCGATCGAGGGCCGAGGAGGTAACAGGGCCGTTTCCGACCCTCGATCCGGATTGCCGGGTGGTCGTGGCCCAGCACCGTGAGCGGGGCGTCCGCCTCCATCTTCCTGTGCCCGTGACAGATCGCCACCTCACCGATGCGGTAGCACTCCGGGCTCTCCCCGTCGAAGACCGCCCCCAGCATCGCGTCGTGGTTCCCGGGGGTGACGACCGAGGTCGCTCCCGCACGGTCGATCAGCGAGAGGATGTCTGTGACCGACTCGCGGACCTCCTCGGGGACCGTCCCGTAGCTGTGGAGCAGGTCACCGGCGAGGACGACTCGCTCGGGCGAGAACCGGTC
This region of Halalkalicoccus sp. CGA53 genomic DNA includes:
- a CDS encoding metallophosphoesterase, with the translated sequence MLEGAEFRDRAIYLGEERTLVLADLHVGRDRASALSLPLGEHDDLHDRLDGLLDRFSPERVVLAGDLLHSYGTVPEEVRESVTDILSLIDRAGATSVVTPGNHDAMLGAVFDGESPECYRIGEVAICHGHRKMEADAPLTVLGHDHPAIRIEGRKRPCYLLGPRSGGEGRALVLPAFNRLTRGVDVSRSTSFLSPLLADPGTYRPIVRDEEGDETLAFPPLSRLRRLL